Below is a window of Desulfuromonadales bacterium DNA.
AGACCTTTCCCGATTCGTCCGTAGGGGCCGTGTACCGCGCCCCGGGAGACTTCCCTTCCGGGAAGAAAGGGGATGTGTTGACGGTTTGGTTTACCGTGATGGGCATTCCCTGCCTCGGGCTCAACGGCGGCCCCGAGTTCAAGCACAACGAAGCATTCTCTTTTCAGATCGCAAC
It encodes the following:
- a CDS encoding VOC family protein; translated protein: MVKPAKNTICLWYDGDAEAAAHFYAKTFPDSSVGAVYRAPGDFPSGKKGDVLTVWFTVMGIPCLGLNGGPEFKHNEAFSFQIAT